One part of the Pieris napi chromosome 4, ilPieNapi1.2, whole genome shotgun sequence genome encodes these proteins:
- the LOC125048613 gene encoding protein N-terminal asparagine amidohydrolase isoform X1, producing MVLMKFVLSVFALLLHVKEGSMVVVLNGVLADECPTSVRALLAAHPGYRDAAAQLLAAAARVVAPPGLLYVGQRELAAVVPHDKNVTIIGSDDATSCIIVVVRHSGSGAVALAHLDGSGTAEASAAMVAKVQQLAVGYPEGRLELQLIGGFTDPHRYSDELFANIMLSFHRLTEEIDLTLACCCELNTSLGGGSPSPLVTGVGVDIRAGDLFPATFPDKGPELPLRCARTITGGPNSSQVLDIYDNGVGMVRIGPFSYDPLRGVDLWLEQADDFILHHLSTTPNAEPPHFVHNIRVTLKFIQQHPFPAVTVFPDSRPHYYRRDEQTGCWMPVRF from the exons ATGGTTCTGATGAAATTTGTGTTAAGTGTTTTTGCGCTTCTATTGCACGTTAAaga AGGCAGTATGGTGGTCGTGTTGAATGGCGTGCTCGCCGACGAGTGCCCAACATCCGTGCGAGCGTTGTTAGCAGCACACCCCGGCTACAGAGATGCTGCAGCTCAGTTGTTGGCGGCAGCAGCCCGCGTGGTCGCACCGCCAGGTCTTCTTTATGTGGGACAGAGGGAGTTGGCAGCCGTTGTACCACATGACA AAAACGTCACCATCATAGGCTCAGATGATGCAACATCATGTATTATTGTAGTCGTGAGGCATTCag GGTCTGGAGCAGTAGCATTAGCTCATTTAGATGGGTCGGGAACGGCAGAGGCATCAGCCGCTATGGTGGCCAAAGTACAGCAACTGGCTGTGGGGTATCCCGAAGGAAGGTTGGAATTGCAGCTAATTGGTGGCTTCACAGACCCTCATAGATATTCTGACGAGCTGTTTGCTAATATTATGT TATCATTCCACCGCTTAACCGAAGAAATCGACCTAACTCTGGCCTGCTGCTGCGAGTTGAACACGTCCCTCGGCGGAGGGTCACCTTCTCCTCTGGTCACAGGAGTCGGAGTGGATATCAGAGCTGGTGACCTCTTCCCGGCCACTTTTCCTGATAAGGGACCAGAATTGCCCCTACGATGTGCCAGGACCATTACAGGCGGACCCAATTCATCACAA GTACTGGACATATACGACAACGGAGTGGGTATGGTCCGCATCGGCCCGTTCTCTTACGACCCTCTGAGGGGCGTGGACCTCTGGCTGGAGCAGGCCGATGACTTCATTCTGCATCACCTCAGTACCACGCCCAACGCGGAACCACCGCACTTCGTACACAAT ATCCGCGTGACACTAAAGTTCATTCAGCAGCATCCGTTTCCAGCAGTCACAGTGTTCCCCGACAGTCGGCCTCACTACTACCGCCGTGATGAGCAGACGGGATGCTGGATGCCAGTTCggttttaa
- the LOC125048613 gene encoding protein N-terminal asparagine amidohydrolase isoform X2, which produces MVVVLNGVLADECPTSVRALLAAHPGYRDAAAQLLAAAARVVAPPGLLYVGQRELAAVVPHDKNVTIIGSDDATSCIIVVVRHSGSGAVALAHLDGSGTAEASAAMVAKVQQLAVGYPEGRLELQLIGGFTDPHRYSDELFANIMLSFHRLTEEIDLTLACCCELNTSLGGGSPSPLVTGVGVDIRAGDLFPATFPDKGPELPLRCARTITGGPNSSQVLDIYDNGVGMVRIGPFSYDPLRGVDLWLEQADDFILHHLSTTPNAEPPHFVHNIRVTLKFIQQHPFPAVTVFPDSRPHYYRRDEQTGCWMPVRF; this is translated from the exons ATGGTGGTCGTGTTGAATGGCGTGCTCGCCGACGAGTGCCCAACATCCGTGCGAGCGTTGTTAGCAGCACACCCCGGCTACAGAGATGCTGCAGCTCAGTTGTTGGCGGCAGCAGCCCGCGTGGTCGCACCGCCAGGTCTTCTTTATGTGGGACAGAGGGAGTTGGCAGCCGTTGTACCACATGACA AAAACGTCACCATCATAGGCTCAGATGATGCAACATCATGTATTATTGTAGTCGTGAGGCATTCag GGTCTGGAGCAGTAGCATTAGCTCATTTAGATGGGTCGGGAACGGCAGAGGCATCAGCCGCTATGGTGGCCAAAGTACAGCAACTGGCTGTGGGGTATCCCGAAGGAAGGTTGGAATTGCAGCTAATTGGTGGCTTCACAGACCCTCATAGATATTCTGACGAGCTGTTTGCTAATATTATGT TATCATTCCACCGCTTAACCGAAGAAATCGACCTAACTCTGGCCTGCTGCTGCGAGTTGAACACGTCCCTCGGCGGAGGGTCACCTTCTCCTCTGGTCACAGGAGTCGGAGTGGATATCAGAGCTGGTGACCTCTTCCCGGCCACTTTTCCTGATAAGGGACCAGAATTGCCCCTACGATGTGCCAGGACCATTACAGGCGGACCCAATTCATCACAA GTACTGGACATATACGACAACGGAGTGGGTATGGTCCGCATCGGCCCGTTCTCTTACGACCCTCTGAGGGGCGTGGACCTCTGGCTGGAGCAGGCCGATGACTTCATTCTGCATCACCTCAGTACCACGCCCAACGCGGAACCACCGCACTTCGTACACAAT ATCCGCGTGACACTAAAGTTCATTCAGCAGCATCCGTTTCCAGCAGTCACAGTGTTCCCCGACAGTCGGCCTCACTACTACCGCCGTGATGAGCAGACGGGATGCTGGATGCCAGTTCggttttaa